The sequence TCATAAAGAAAAAAGTAAATATAACAGCCGCTAAATACGAAAATAATAAATTTTCCAAAGGATAGATCCTCTCCCTATACCTTGGTTTAGACAGAGTTCAATGTGGTTTGAAGTCCTCATAAAGTTTTTTATAAAGAATTTTTTCTAAAAATTTCGGAGAGAAAAATCGCATCCATTCCAAAAACTTTCCGGACAAATTGAAAGTCACAAGCCTTGCTTCTTTGTCTTTGGCCACAGACATCAAAACACGAGCTACTTCTTTTGCACTTTTCCGTTTTCCTTTGGCGGGAGCTTCCGATAAAACTCCTCCACTCGCATCAAGACCTGATGTTCTTAAAGCAGTGTCCGTATAAGGTACACAAACAAGAGAGACACCAAGTCCCGACTCTAGATTTTCGATCCGAAGGGATTCGAGTGCTGCATGGAGAGCCGACTTGGAGGCGGAATACGCGGCACGACCCGGCACTCCATAAAGTGCGGAGACTGTGGATGTAGTGACAATATTTCCTTTGGCAGATAAAAGAAGGGAAAGAAGGCCTCGGATGAATTGGATGGGACCAAAAAAATTCGTAGCAAAGGTTTTCCGATACACATCCATCGAAAGGGAATCAAAACGACCGTGAGCCGTAATCCCTGCGTTGTTGAATAATACATCCACTTTTGAAACTTTTTTTTGGATCCACTCTGTAGCATCCAATACAGAAGTGGGATCTGCAAGGTCACAAGCCACTCGGTGAATGATGGCACCTTCGTGTTTGTTTTTGGGTTCGGTGATTTCTGCAGCTCGCCTTGCCACAAGAACTAGTTCACATGGGAATTGAGCCAATTCTTCATACAATGCTTTTCCAATTCCACTTGTCGCTCCAGTGATCACTACCACCCTATCGTTCCAAAAAACTTTTTTCATAACGCCTCTTTCCTCTGATTCCCACTCGACAAAGGATAAGGACACAGGAGGATCTGACGAGTGAATTTTGATTCTAAATCGAACGAGGGAATATGTTAAACAAAGTATGGGAAATCCAAGGATCATTCGGATTAGAAAACCTAAAACAAACAACAAGGGATCTTTCTGAATCACTGGCTCCCAAAGAAGTTCTTGTTCGCCTAACAGCGACTTCGCTCAACTATCGTGATTATTTAATGGTGATTGGAACTTACAACCCCAGACAAAAACTCCCCCTCGTCCCTTGTTCGGATGGAGCCGGTATTGTGGAAGCTGTGGGATCAGAGGTCAGTCTTTGGAAAAAGGGAGACCGAGTCCTTCCGATCTTTGCCCAGAAGTGGATGGATGGGGCACCAAATATGGACAACCTTCGTTCGACCCTCGGTGGTCCACATGACGGCTGTTTAGCGAATTATGGAAAATTCCAAGAAGAAGGACTTGTCGCCACACCAAGCCATTTAACAGACAAAGAAGCTGCCACCTTAGGTTGTGCTGGCCTCACTGCATACAATGCCGTTGTGAATTTTGGAGGGATTGAACCAGGATCTGATGTCCTATGTCTCGGAACAGGTGGTGTTTCTTTATTTGCTCTACAATTTGCAAAAATGATGGGAGCTCGGGTCATCATTACTTCCTCTAGTGATGAAAAATTGGAACGTGCCAAAAACCTCGGTGCTGACGAAACCATCAACTATGCAACCAAATCCAATTGGGAACGAGATGTCCGAAAAGCGACAAAAATGGCAGGAGCCGATCTCATCATTGAAGTGGGTGGTGCCGGCACCATGCAAAAATCCATGATGAGTGTCAAACCGTACGGAACCATTGCTCTGATTGGTGTCCTTGCTGGTGGAGAATCGAGCCTTTCTCTCTACCCGATTCTTATGCAAGGAGTCAAAGTGCAAGGTGTGATTGTGGGAAGCCGCGCTGATTTTGAAAAAATGAACCGAGCCATCGAACAGAACAAAATGAAACCAGTTGTGGACAAAGTGTTCGGTTGGGAGGAAGTCCCGCAAGCGTTGGAGTATTTACAAACAGGGAAACATTTTGGAAAAGTCGTGGTGAGTTGGGAATAAAGAAGAAGGGAAAGTCTCAAACAAGGGAACTGTTTTCTACAAAATAGAAAACTCTAAACCAGATTGAATTTCCGTACATTCCTTACGCAATTTTTCAAAATAACAATCAAATCCCTTATTCTATAAGCTGATTGTTCTAGAAGGGCAAATCTTGTATCTTTCCTGTGCTCCAAGAAAAGATACAATTTGTCCAATATTTTAGGCACTCTTCACATTTTTTACTACTTTTGATTCAAAACGTACGATTCTTGCATTCCCGCTTCGCATAGGAGAAGACCGTAATTTCGGTCTTTCAGAAAAAACAGATGCGAAGATTAGTGATGATCCAATTCTCTTTTTGGTTATTTTTGGGGTACGAAGTTTTTGGCCAAACCACAACGCCGGCGGCGGAGACTCCCACAACTCAAAACCAATTGCAAAAAGCAAACTCGGAAGTTTCACCCAAAGAAGAACCGCCAAAACCGACTCCTCCACCCTCTTGGTCCGATGGATTTACGGCGGGTGCCCTTGTCCGTGTTCGTCCAGAAATGAAGTATAACTTTGATTTCAATCGTAACACCAATGACAATGTAGACTTCACTGGCCAGAAAATCCAATTTTGGGTTCAAAAGGAATTCACAAAAGATGTCATTGCAAAAATCACATTTCAAGATGCAAGGTTATGGGGTGCAGAAAAAGGATCCCTCACCGGTCTTTCCACTGCCAACGATGGAACCAGGCAAAGCACTGATGTGCGCGAAGCCTATATAGAAGTTAAAAATAATTTGGGCCTTCCCCTCCATATCCAAGCAGGTCGTCAAATTTTACGATATGGTGACGAACGTTTGGTGGGATCACTCGATTGGACAAACGTTGGTAGAAGTTTTGATGGTCTCCGAATCAAATGGGAGGACAAGTATATATCTTCCCATATATTTGTTACCTCAGTCAGCGAACGTCATTCCGATATTGCAGGCAACACAACTTCCTTCGGCGTCAAAAACCAATACAATACTTATATGGATTGTCCCTACAATGGAACAAAACCTTGTACGGCAAAACTGGATGCCCAAAGACAGGAGTTAGGGGATTCTTATTTCACTGGTTTTTACAATACACTAAAACCCTCTGACTATCTACACATTGATTTGTATTATTTAGGATTACAAAAAGAGTATTTACGAACCAACCAGTCTCTCATCCTCACCACAGGAGAAACGGGAACGCCTGAATCACGAGCTGGTAGATGGGACGTTCTCCATACCTATGGAATCAGGCTTACCAACAAAACCCAAACCGGTAAAAAATCCCTACAAGCTTTTGATTATTCCTTTGAATATGCAGTGCAAACAGGAACCACGGGTAAATCCATCAGGCCTAGATGGGACGACCATAAAACAGACGTTACATTGTTTGATCCACTAACAAATACAAACTACAACCGAAGTATTTACTCAGAAAAAGAAAGATACAAAACCTATGCTTTTGGTGCCGACTTAGGTTATACAGTTGGCAAAATGAGAGTTGGTGTTGCCTATGATGTGGGAAGCGGAGATCCCAACCGAACAGATGGGTCCATCGCCAGTTTCCAAAACCTATTTCACACCAATCACTTATTTTATGGAATGGCTGACCAAGTGAGTTGGGTCAATATGAAATCAAAATCTGTAAACGCCAGTTATAACCTAGGGACCTATGGATCTTTCCGTATCGATTATTTTGCGATCGAAAAACACAAACTCCAAGACAGTTGGTATGACATCGCTGGTGTAGCCAAATCAGGTGCCAGTACAGAATCCATAACAAACAATCAATACGATACAAGCCAAGTCCTTACTGAAAACGGAACTGGAAACAATCGCCCCGTTTCAATGCTTGGGAAAAGTTTGTTTCGTGAACTCGACTTTAAATACAATGTCCCGTATCAAAACCTAATTTTAGAATGCGGGTATAGTATGATTTATGCGGGGGATGCCATCCAAAACAAAGTGAATGACCGCACCATAAATTCCCAAGCGTATACAAACCAATTCAATAAAAATGCACAGTTTGCTTATCTTATGGTAACGGCCCAGTTTTAGAATAAGGTTTAAAAAAGAAGAGTCAATTTTTCGGGCTCCAAAGATAGATTGTTTTTCTCTTTCTTTGGCGCCTCGCCATTGTTATCTGAAAGGATGATTATTTGTTAAATGCGACCGCGCTTTACGCTCCAATCTTTCGCAATTGCGAAAGGATTTCCGCTGCAATCGCTGGCGAAAGAGTTTGTTCGATCCTATTTTAATTTCGATAATTCCTTCATTGTATTATATTCTAAATCAGCAACTGAATGGAGAAGAACTTTAATTTCACTGAGCAAAAGCTTTTCTCCCCTTTTTCCTAAAGAATCAAACAAGGAGGCAATTTTTGTCCAGTGGTCTGCAATCTCTTTGAATTGGAGAAAAGAATTTTTAAAGATAGGATCTTTTGTTAACTCATACGATTCTAAAAGAAAGTCTCTATACAAATTACGAAAAATAGCACCGCCAGTACCTGCTTTTTCCATCATCAAGGCAGTGGTTTCAAAATCTCTTTGGATGTCTTTAGAAGTGAGAAACCATTTCTCCAAATAGGATGCTAGTTTTCTAATCCCTTTATAGGATACGTTCGTAATAGGAGGATTTAAGTATTCACGTGCATTGTTTTTTGCCGCAAGGATCACAACCTTTTCCAAGTTAGCCTGTTTTTTCCAGGGACCAATGGTATAAAAAAGATTTTTGGAAGCCATTGCCCCTTTTTCGCTTCTTGCCAATTCTAAACTTTTTAAGGAAGTTTGTACCTTGGTCCCTTGCTGTTTTGTATCCACCAAATAAGCGTTTGTCTCATCATAGCCATAAAGAGCAGCATAATGACCCGCAAAATGAAAGGGTTTCGAAAAATATTCCAAGTGGAAACAATCCAATTTCAAACCAACAGGTATTCCCGAATCTACAAGATCCCGAACCGATGACCAGGCCTTTTGTTTCGATGTTGTTTCCCTAATCTCTAACTTTAGATTTAGATTTTTAGTTATATTTTCTGTAAGTCCGTCTGGTTTGATTCTCCCACCAATAAAGGGAAAATCCATCGACTTCATATTCCAAAAGATAAAACTAAGACCTTCTCCAATCC is a genomic window of Leptospira bourretii containing:
- a CDS encoding SDR family NAD(P)-dependent oxidoreductase, whose protein sequence is MKKVFWNDRVVVITGATSGIGKALYEELAQFPCELVLVARRAAEITEPKNKHEGAIIHRVACDLADPTSVLDATEWIQKKVSKVDVLFNNAGITAHGRFDSLSMDVYRKTFATNFFGPIQFIRGLLSLLLSAKGNIVTTSTVSALYGVPGRAAYSASKSALHAALESLRIENLESGLGVSLVCVPYTDTALRTSGLDASGGVLSEAPAKGKRKSAKEVARVLMSVAKDKEARLVTFNLSGKFLEWMRFFSPKFLEKILYKKLYEDFKPH
- a CDS encoding zinc-dependent alcohol dehydrogenase family protein; amino-acid sequence: MLNKVWEIQGSFGLENLKQTTRDLSESLAPKEVLVRLTATSLNYRDYLMVIGTYNPRQKLPLVPCSDGAGIVEAVGSEVSLWKKGDRVLPIFAQKWMDGAPNMDNLRSTLGGPHDGCLANYGKFQEEGLVATPSHLTDKEAATLGCAGLTAYNAVVNFGGIEPGSDVLCLGTGGVSLFALQFAKMMGARVIITSSSDEKLERAKNLGADETINYATKSNWERDVRKATKMAGADLIIEVGGAGTMQKSMMSVKPYGTIALIGVLAGGESSLSLYPILMQGVKVQGVIVGSRADFEKMNRAIEQNKMKPVVDKVFGWEEVPQALEYLQTGKHFGKVVVSWE
- a CDS encoding alginate export family protein, which gives rise to MRRLVMIQFSFWLFLGYEVFGQTTTPAAETPTTQNQLQKANSEVSPKEEPPKPTPPPSWSDGFTAGALVRVRPEMKYNFDFNRNTNDNVDFTGQKIQFWVQKEFTKDVIAKITFQDARLWGAEKGSLTGLSTANDGTRQSTDVREAYIEVKNNLGLPLHIQAGRQILRYGDERLVGSLDWTNVGRSFDGLRIKWEDKYISSHIFVTSVSERHSDIAGNTTSFGVKNQYNTYMDCPYNGTKPCTAKLDAQRQELGDSYFTGFYNTLKPSDYLHIDLYYLGLQKEYLRTNQSLILTTGETGTPESRAGRWDVLHTYGIRLTNKTQTGKKSLQAFDYSFEYAVQTGTTGKSIRPRWDDHKTDVTLFDPLTNTNYNRSIYSEKERYKTYAFGADLGYTVGKMRVGVAYDVGSGDPNRTDGSIASFQNLFHTNHLFYGMADQVSWVNMKSKSVNASYNLGTYGSFRIDYFAIEKHKLQDSWYDIAGVAKSGASTESITNNQYDTSQVLTENGTGNNRPVSMLGKSLFRELDFKYNVPYQNLILECGYSMIYAGDAIQNKVNDRTINSQAYTNQFNKNAQFAYLMVTAQF
- a CDS encoding BtrH N-terminal domain-containing protein; translated protein: MVLDKFSPFVGVHCETTTTGTLLKQIGIELSEPLLFGIGEGLSFIFWNMKSMDFPFIGGRIKPDGLTENITKNLNLKLEIRETTSKQKAWSSVRDLVDSGIPVGLKLDCFHLEYFSKPFHFAGHYAALYGYDETNAYLVDTKQQGTKVQTSLKSLELARSEKGAMASKNLFYTIGPWKKQANLEKVVILAAKNNAREYLNPPITNVSYKGIRKLASYLEKWFLTSKDIQRDFETTALMMEKAGTGGAIFRNLYRDFLLESYELTKDPIFKNSFLQFKEIADHWTKIASLFDSLGKRGEKLLLSEIKVLLHSVADLEYNTMKELSKLK